The genomic DNA TGTGAAGGGAACCCGGGAGATGGTTGTCCCTGGGACGCCTCTCCTGCTCTCGTATGGACTTCGGAACGATCGGGTTGAAATTTTGGCTCTAATTCATGGGGCCCGGAAGTGGGTGTAGGTAAGCGAACGAGAGACGATTATGAAATGAGGAGGATCAAAAATGAATATTGAACGGACTTTGCGTGGCGTGGCTGGTTTTTTTGTTTTGTTGAGTTTGGGGTTGGCTTATACGCACAGTCCCAAATGGCTCTTTTTTACGGCTTTCGTGGGATTGAATCTATTGCAATCGGCTTTTACGAATTGGTGTCCTCTGATGACCATCTTGCGGAAATGCAGCACCCCCAAGACAACGGTTTGATTTTACTTTCCATGCGTATTCGATTGCTGGCCCTGATGGCACTCCTGGCATTCCCGCTGGGGGCGGTGGAACAATTCACGTTGGTCGAGGCCGTTCGGCGCGCGGTGGCACGGAACCCTGGTCTTCAGGCGGCGGATGCCCAGGTGGAGCGGGCGCGCCGGGAACGGTCCGAAGTTCAGGCGTCCCGGTTTCCACGGTTTGAAGCGGGATCGAGTTTTACCCGGGGGGACAGCCCTGTGTATGCTTTTGGATCGTTATTGGACCAGCGGAATTTCGGCCAAGCTAATTTTGATATTGGAACCTTAAACCACCCGGGGTATGTGACGAATTTCAAAAGTTATCTTCAAGTGGGGGTTCCACTTTTCACGGGATTTGAAATTCAAAGTGCACAAAAGATGGCGGAGTTAGGGCTATCCCAGGCGGAAAGTGCGGCCACTGGGGCGCGAC from Elusimicrobiota bacterium includes the following:
- a CDS encoding DUF2892 domain-containing protein, with the translated sequence MNIERTLRGVAGFFVLLSLGLAYTHSPKWLFFTAFVGLNLLQSAFTNWCPLMTILRKCSTPKTTV